The proteins below are encoded in one region of Chelmon rostratus isolate fCheRos1 chromosome 21, fCheRos1.pri, whole genome shotgun sequence:
- the kcnj2a gene encoding inward rectifier potassium channel 2a — protein sequence MGSVRASRYSIVSSEEDGMKLATMAVPNGYGNGKSKVHTRHQPQSRFVKKDGHCNVQFINVSEKGQRYLADIFTTCVDIRWRWMFIIFCLAFLLSWLFFGCVFWLVAIFHGDLENDTQKCVSNVSSFTAAFLFSIETQTTIGYGYRYVTDECPVAVFMVVFQSIVGCIIDAFIIGAVMAKMAKPKKRNETLVFSHNATVAMRDNKLCLMWRVGNLRKSHLVEAHVRAQLLKSRTTAEGEYIPLDQMDIDVGFDSGVDRIFLVSPITIVHEIDEDSPFYDMSKQDLENSEFEIVVILEGMVEATAMTTQCRSSYVASEILWGHRFEPVLFEEKNYYKVDYSRFHKTYEVPSTPLCSARDLAEKKYILSNSNSFCYENEMALENKEDTDEGNGGSVGPDGTQTDNISETEHSQATVPLEPRPLRRESEI from the coding sequence ATGGGAAGCGTGCGAGCCAGCCGCTACAGCATTGTGTCATCAGAGGAGGACGGCATGAAGCTTGCCACTATGGCAGTGCCCAACGGCTACGGGAACGGCAAGAGCAAGGTTCACACAAGACACCAGCCGCAAAGCAGATTTGTGAAGAAAGACGGTCACTGCAACGTGCAGTTCATCAATGTGAGCGAGAAAGGTCAGCGGTACTTGGCTGACATCTTCACTACATGCGTGGACATCCGCTGGAGGTGGATGTTCATCATCTTCTGCCTCGCCTTTCTTCTGTCATGGCTGTTCTTCGGCTGCGTCTTCTGGCTGGTGGCCATTTTCCACGGGGACTTAGAAAATGATACCCAGAAGTGTGTCTCCAATGTGAGCAGCTTCACCGCTGCCTTCCTGTTCTCCATTGAGACTCAAACTACCATTGGCTACGGCTACAGATACGTGACAGACGAGTGCCCTGTCGCTGTCTTCATGGTAGTTTTCCAAAGCATCGTGGGCTGCATTATTGACGCCTTCATCATTGGTGCTGTCATGGCAAAGATGGCAAAGCCCAAGAAGAGGAATGAAACTTTGGTTTTTAGTCATAACGCCACAGTGGCCATGAGGGACAACAAGCTCTGCCTGATGTGGCGTGTGGGCAACTTAAGGAAGAGCCACCTGGTTGAGGCGCATGTGCGGGCGCAACTTCTGAAATCCAGGACGACAGCAGAGGGGGAGTACATCCCCCTCGATCAGATGGACATAGATGTGGGCTTCGACAGCGGAGTCGACCGCATCTTCCTGGTCTCTCCCATCACCATTGTCCACGAGATCGACGAGGACAGCCCCTTCTACGACATGAGCAAACAGGACCTGGAGAACTCAGAGTTTGAAATCGTGGTCATCCTGGAGGGCATGGTCGAGGCAACTGCCATGACCACGCAGTGCCGCAGCTCCTACGTCGCCAGCGAGATTCTCTGGGGCCATCGGTTCGAGCCTGTGCTCTTTGAGGAGAAGAACTACTACAAGGTGGACTATTCCCGCTTCCATAAGACATACGAAGTGCCGAGCACCCCTCTGTGCAGCGCCAGAGACCTGGCAGAGAAAAAATACATTCTCTCAAACTCCAACTCCTTTTGCTACGAAAATGAGATGGCACTGGAGAACAAAGAGGACACGGATGAGGGAAACGGGGGCAGCGTTGGGCCTGACGGCACCCAGACGGACAACATCTCAGAGACTGAACACAGCCAAGCCACGGTGCCGCTAGAGCCCCGACCTCTGAGACGAGAATCAGAAATATGA
- the kcnj16 gene encoding inward rectifier potassium channel 16, with protein MHKQYSSVSPTDGISVKTEIGPQPKKHRYVRKEGSCNVVFRHVPEEWLLFVTDIFTTLVEIRWRVMFLIFALSYILSWLFFGILYWVIALAHNDIKDHTNEPCVYEVRSFTAAFLFSLETQTTIGYGFRGMSENCMIAIIIVTIQDVISCFIDTFVIGIVVAKMASARKRAQTVGFSNCAVINLCDGHLCLSWRVGDFRRHHLVEGTARAQIVHSTVHATGKMDVTYEDLVIQQRDIILVTPTTIFHRIEPGSPLYKMSLVDLRKADFELVVSFTYTDDSTGMLHQTRTSYTPAEILWGQLFQEMIRVSRRHYRVDYTLFNHTAKVLVPEVSAEEYEHKKLLRPSPRHSPRHSPRHSPRSSPRPSPRSPRQNHDKTLLKPPTVTVELVNDIRPEPTVSTSQANNQHNTLTLPNDLTSQEI; from the coding sequence ATGCATAAACAATATTCATCAGTGAGCCCCACCGATGGCATCAGTGTAAAGACTGAGATTGGACCTCAACCAAAGAAACACCGCTACGTACGCAAAGAGGGCAGCTGTAATGTCGTGTTCCGCCATGTTCCTGAGGAGTGGCTGTTGTTTGTGACCGACATCTTTACCACCTTGGTGGAGATCAGATGGAGGGTGATGTTCCTGATCTTTGCCCTGTCGTACATCCTGTCTTGGCTCTTCTTCGGCATCCTCTACTGGGTTATTGCTCTCGCTCACAATGACATCAAAGACCACACAAATGAGCCCTGCGTGTACGAGGTGCGCAGCTTCACCGCTGCTTTCCTCTTCTCGCTCGAAACTCAAACCACCATTGGCTACGGTTTCAGAGGAATGTCCGAGAACTGCATGATTGCCATTATCATCGTCACTATACAAGATGTCATCAGCTGCTTCATCGACACGTTTGTGATCGGAATTGTTGTCGCTAAAATGGCCTCAGCCAGAAAGAGGGCGCAGACGGTGGGCTTCAGCAACTGCGCCGTCATAAACCTTTGTGATGGTCACTTGTGTCTTTCCTGGAGAGTCGGGGACTTTCGCAGGCACCACCTGGTGGAGGGGACGGCTCGTGCCCAAATTGTCCACTCCACAGTGCATGCCACAGGGAAAATGGATGTGACTTACGAAGATCTGGTCATACAGCAGAGGGACATCATCCTGGTCACGCCTACCACCATCTTCCACAGGATCGAACCTGGCAGCCCTCTGTACAAGATGAGTTTAGTTGATCTACGGAAAGCGGACTTTGAGCTGGTGGTTTCTTTCACCTACACGGACGACTCCACGGGTATGCTGCATCAGACCCGAACCTCGTACACTCCAGCTGAAATCCTGTGGGGTCAGCTGTTCCAGGAGATGATCAGGGTCAGCAGGAGGCACTACAGGGTGGATTATACCTTGTTCAATCACACTGCCAAGGTGCTGGTGCCTGAGGTCAGCGCTGAGGAGTACGAACACAAGAAGCTGCTGCGGCCCTCTCCCCGACATTCCCCCCGACATTCTCCTCGACATTCACCTAGATCTTCCCCACGCCCCTCTCCAAGGTCACCACGGCAAAATCACGACAAAACACTTCTGAAACCCCCGACGGTAACTGTGGAACTTGTGAATGACATTCGTCCTGAACCCACTGTTTCAACTTCTCAAGCAAACAATCAGCACAACACTTTGACTCTGCCAAATGACCTCACAAGTCAAGAAATATAA